Proteins from one Porites lutea chromosome 3, jaPorLute2.1, whole genome shotgun sequence genomic window:
- the LOC140930271 gene encoding serine/threonine-protein kinase DCLK1-like, with product MAAAAKTSLPSGYDHEAGRSTKTVTFYVNGDRNFQGHVMVITPRRFRNVEGLLDELHRLTYSRHVKDLPLGVRYLFSLESGDRIDNLDQLIDGKAYVCSSHSRLKKISYGGKPPFANWGSRQRIELPSLHLMAYNETKRRPLGVKTTEHSRQRGYSDPKSILGDGRANHVKPKIVTVVRNGPHKPRTAVKTLLNKRTAQKLEQVLDEVSNSFGNTSGLSAPRKLYNVSGQLITDVMELFRDENNIFIAVGSEKFSPDDIADILEDFEHGASSKKRSKHKESKASNEGMLHSKQKKNKEHDQAKTINTDEESKLPKLPDIHAKVENKPKQESNNKPHLAANSNAKRSHVNHKPAKHVPSRSPGKKQNQNAVKLPQIGSNNLVSQPEKGNKENEVISKPSNKENDDVAGVKNANNELSETGHVNTNFPSADKPSRKESVGKKHSVVSKVNTKKTSRDDSGIISEAEVKYGTVTDKTVEDVYLIGKKIGDGNFADVRECTDRITKKEFALKIVDKSKIQGKEQMIRDEIDIMRRCKHPNIVRMYEDYDTTRHIYLVMELIQGGDLFDAISSSVKFTEAVTRNYVKDIAKSLDYLHKRKIVHRDLKPENLLVHKKPNGQTILKLADFGLAMEVKSPIFTVCGTPTYVAPEILEETGYGLKVDMWAAGVITYIMLCGFPPFRSAKRDQDELFDLIMDGDYEFLSPYWDNISNEAKDLISKLLVVSPSKRYTAEEVLGHPWVKHTGVSRELGSQFLTSRRKFKAAALAVQGAKRFESLAEQFHRQRGEKVFVR from the exons ATGGCGGCTGCGGCGAAGACATCGCTTCCTAGTGGTTACGATCACGAAGCCGGTCGATCAACCAAGACAGTTACTTTCTACGTAAATGGTGATAGAAATTTCCAAGGGCATGTAATGGTTATTACTCCTAGGAGATTTCGAAACGTGGAAGGCCTTTTAGACGAGTTACATCGTTTAACATACTCTAGACACGTCAAAGACTTACCCCTGGGAGTTCGGTATCTGTTTTCCCTTGAGAGCGGCGACAGAATTGACAACCTTGATCAGTTAATTGACGGGAAAGCTTATGTTTGCTCATCACATTCACGTCTAAAGAAGATTTCATACGGTGGAAAGCCTCCTTTCGCCAACTGGGGCTCCAGACAGCGGATCGAGCTGCCTAGCTTACACTTAATGGCATATAACGAGACAAAACGACGACCGCTTGGTGTTAAAACAACAGAACACTCGAGACAACGTGGTTATTCAGACCCAAAATCCATCCTTGGCGACGGAAGAGCAAATCATGTGAAACCCAAAATTGTCACCGTGGTCAGAAATGGCCCTCACAAGCCTCGTACAGCTGTAAAAACGCTCTTAAACAAAAGAACAGCTCAAAAACTTGAGCAAGTTCTTGATGAAGTTTCTAATTCCTTTGGAAACACCAGTGGTTTGAGCGCACCGAGAAAACTCTACAATGTTTCGGGACAGCTAATAACTGATGTAATGGAACTGTTTCGTGACGAAAATAACATATTTATTGCCGTGGGCAGTGAGAAATTTAGTCCTGATGACATTGCGGATATTTTGGAGGACTTTGAACACGGTGCGAGCTCAAAGAAACGTTCCAAACATAAGGAATCGAAAGCGAGCAACGAAGGAATGTTACACAGTAAACAGAAGAAGAACAAAGAGCACGATCAGGCGAAAACTATTAACACGGACGAGGAAAGCAAACTTCCAAAGCTTCCGGACATTCATGCAAAAGTTGAGAACAAACCAAAACAGGAGAGTAATAACAAGCCTCATTTGGCAGCTAATTCGAATGCTAAAAGGTCGCATGTTAATCATAAGCCGGCTAAACATGTCCCCTCACGCAGTCCgggcaaaaaacaaaatcaaaacgcGGTGAAACTTCCTCAGATTGGCAGCAATAACTTGGTGTCTCAACCagagaaaggaaataaagaaaacgaAGTAATTTCTAAACCTAGCAACAAGGAAAACGATGATGTTGCCGGGGTTAAGAATGCAAATAATGAACTCAGTGAGACGGGGCATGTAAACACTAATTTTCCCAGTGCTGACAAGCCGAGCAGAAAGGAATCCGTTGGCAAGAAACATAGTGTAGTTAGTAAGGTCAACACTAAGAAAACTTCGAGAGATGACAGTGGTATTATTTCAGAGGCCGAGGTGAAATATGGAACGGTTACTGACAAAACTGTCGAAGATGTGTACCTTATTGGAAAGAAAATTGGCGACGGAAACTTCGCCGATGTCCGTGAATGTACTGACAGAATAACCAAAAAGGAATTTGCGTTGAAAATTGTCGATAAGAGCAAAATTCAAGGGAAAGAACAAATGATCAGGGACGAAATAGATATCATGCGAAGATGTAAACATCCGAATATTGTACGAATGTACGAAGATTATGATACCACACGACACATCTATCTAGTGATGGAGTTAATCCAAGGGGGTGATCTTTTCGATGCAATTTCTTCCTCGGTGAAGTTTACCGAAGCTGTCACTCGAAACTACGTCAAGGACATTGCAAAGTCGTTGGACTATTTACACAAGAGAAAAATTGTTCACAGAGATCTTAAACCGGAAAATCTACTG GTTCACAAGAAACCTAATGGTCAAACAATTCTTAAACTGGCAGACTTCGGCTTAGCAATGGAGGTAAAATCACCAATCTTCACCGTCTGCGGAACACCCACTTATGTAGCACCAGAAATCCTCGAGGAAACTGGTTATGGGCTTAAGGTCGATATGTGGGCAGCGGGTGTCATCACCTACATCATGCTCTGTGGTTTCCCACCGTTTCGTAGCGCCAAGCGAGACCAGGACGAACTGTTTGACTTAATTATGGACGGCGATTACGAGTTTTTGTCACCTTATTGGGATAACATTTCAAACGAGGCCAAAGACCTCATCTCTAAACTGCTGGTAGTGAGCCCAAGTAAACGATACACTGCGGAAGAAGTCTTGGGTCACCCTTGGGTTAAACACACTGGTGTTTCCCGTGAACTCGGCAGTCAATTTCTCACGTCGCGTAGAAAGTTCAAAGCCGCAGCTCTTGCTGTACAAGGAGCGAAACGGTTTGAAAGCTTGGCGGAACAATTCCATCGGCAGCGAGGCGAGAAGGTTTTCGTACGGTAA